The Cetobacterium somerae sequence TCTCCAACTCTTATATTATCATTTCTTAAATTATTATATTTTCTTAAATCTTCAACATCTATTTTATAAGCAAGTGCTATTTTAAAAAGAGAATCTCCTCTTTTAACTTTATAAAAAACACCATTAGACTTTACAATTTTTATTTGCTGTCCTGCCTTTAAATTATTTGAAATTCCTGGATTATTAGCTTTCAGAATTTCTAAAGATATTCCATTTTTATCTGCTATTCCACCTAAAGTATCTCCACTAGCGACTACATAACTTTCTAGCTTTGGGATTTCATATGCTTGCTTTAAGTCTAAATCTTCTAAAGGAACACCTTCTATCGATTCGTCTTCACCTATTTTATACTCTTTTTCTATCGTATAAAAATTGCCATCAACAAGTTCAAATCCACCACCATCTTCAACAGTAGTTGTCTCTGAATAATATTCTGTAAATTTTCTTAAATCTACTACTTCTGATTTATAAGGTTTAAAAACTAATATTAACATAGCTATAAATGCTGCTATTATTATAGCAAATATTTTAAATATCTCTTTCACTATTTCCCCCTTGCAAAGGACTTCTCATACATTTCAATAAGCTTATCATTGCTTTCAGTTGATGAAATAGTATCAATTAATTTTTTCGTTGCAGTAGCTTTATCTAGAGATGATAAATATCTTCTTATATTCCAAATAGAATCTAATTTCTTTTTCCCTATTAAAAGTTCTTCTTTTCTAGTTCCAGATTTTTGAATATCTATTGATGGGTATATTCTAAGTTCAGCTAAATTCCTATCTAAATGTATATCTAAATTTCCTGTTCCTTTAAACTCTTCATATATAACATCATCCATTTTACTTCCTGTATCAATTAAAGCTGTTGCTAAAATAGTTAGACTTCCACCATTTCTTATATTTCTTGCCGATCCAAAGAATTTTTTTGGATAATATAAAGCTGTTGGATCTATTCCACCAGAAATTAATTTTCCACTTGATGGTATTACTATATTATATGCTCTAGCTAGTCTTGTTAAAGAATCCATTAAGATAACTATATTTTCACCGTTTTCAATCTTTCTTTTTGCTCTTTCTAAAAGAGATTCAGTAACTTTTATATGATTTCTTGGGTCATCATCAAAAGTAGAAGCATAAACTTGTGCCCCTTTTACAGTTTCTTTTATATCTGTAACTTCCTCTGGTCTTTCATCTATTAAAAGAATCCAAACTTCTATATCCTTATTATTTTCTATTATAGAGTTTGCGATATTACTAATCAGTACTGTTTTACCAGCTTTTGGTGGTGCTACTATTAATCCTCTTTGTCCTAATCCTATCGGTGCAATTAAATCTATTATTCTACCAGAGATATTTTTTGCATCTGTTTCTAATTTTAACTGTTCTGTTGGATAAGCAGGTATTAATTCATCAAATGGTATTCTTGATTCAGCTTCTTGAATACTTCCATTATTTATTAAAAGAACTTTTCTAAGTCCGTAGTTATTTTCACCTTGAACAGCTTCTCTTACTTCACCTAATACAAAATCTTCTGTCCTTAATTTAAATTTTCTTATTTGTGAAGCTGATACATAGACATCTTTTTCTACATTTGTATTTCTCAAAAAACCATATCCATCAGCCATTACTTCAAGATTTCCCCAAGCCAAATGCATACCTTCTTTAGCATCTATTGCCTCATTTATTAATTCTACAATCTCTGCTTTTTTAGTTCTACTTGAATAATCAATATCCATTTGTCTAGCAATCTCTTGTAACTCTTTTAGCAAAAAATTTTCTAACTTCTCCATTGTACCTCCAAGGTTACTAGTCTACTATCTCTCCGTATAGCGACCATGTTTTACACTCATTTATTTTTACATTAACAAATGTTCCTTCTAACTCTTTATCTCCTGCAAACAAAACAACTTTATTAGTTGATGTTCTTCCTGTTAGAACTTCTTCATTTTTTCTGCTTGGCCCTTCAACTAAAACTCTTTCTATTTTTCCTTTATAACTATCACTTGCTTCTTTTGATTTTCTATTTTGTAAATCTATTAGTCTTTGAAGTCTTTCTTTCTTCACTTCTTGATCTAATTGACCATCCATTTTTGCTGCAGCCGTACCTTTTCTAGGTGAATACATAAACATAAATGAAGTTTCAAATCCAATTTTATCTACAACATCTAAAGTATCTAAGAAATCTTCCTCTGTTTCATGTGGAAATCCTACTATTATATCTGCTGTTAATGCTACACCTGGAATTCTTGATTTTATTTTTTCAGCTAACTCTATATACTGCTCTTTAGTATATTTTCTATTCATTAGCTTAAGTATTCTTGATGACCCTGATTGTAAAGGTAAATGTAAGCATCTTGCAACTTTTTCATTTCTAGCTATAACATCAATTACATCATCACCAAAATCTTTTGGATGTGGTGAAACAAATCTAACTAAAAACTCTCCATCTATTTTACAAATTTCCTCTAATAGTGTTGCAAAGTTTTCTCCAGTTTCTAAATCATTACCATATGAATTTACATTCTGTCCTAGCAACATAATCTCTTTATATCCTTTTTCTACAAATCCTTTAACTTCATCTAATATTTGAGGCATTGGAACAGATCTTTCTCTTCCTCTTACATATGGAACTATACAATAAGTACAGAAATTATTACATCCATATGTTATTGGAATTGATGCTGTTTTTTTAGAATCAAACTCTGCATCTAATCTTGGTGGTAAATCATCTTCATCACCTGTATAAATAACATGTTTAAAATCTCCTGATTCTATTTTCTCAATTGCTGTTGGTATTTTTCCAATATTTTGATTTCCCATTACAATATCTATTACTGGAAACTTTTTAGCTAACTCTTCACCTTGCTCTTGTGCAAAACAACCAGTTATCCCTATGATTGTTCCTCTCTCCTCTTTAACAGCCATTAACTCTCCAAGTTTTCCATAAATTTGAGTAGCTGCTCCCTCTCTTACCGTACAAGTATTTAAAAATACTGCATCTGCTTCTGATACATCTTCAATTACATTATATCCCATATTTTGTAAGATACTCTTTATTTTTGCACTTTCGTTGACATTCATTTGACAACCATATGTTATTATTACTGCATTTTTCAATTTTTTTCCTCCAAATTTTTAACAAATTACTACTTAAACATGTTAAAAATTATACCATAGTAGTACAACTTTTATCAATAATTCTTTAACTAAACATTATTTAAATATATCTTTAGCTTCTAAATACCATAATAATAAATCTATATTCTCCATAGGAATATCTATCTCTTTACAGTATTCTTTTAGTTTCTCCTCTATCTCTTTATATAACTTAGGAGTTACTGTTTTAGGAACTTCTTTTATCACGTCTAAAGCTGCCAAATTTTTTAAAATATGTCTATCCAAAATTGCTAATTCTTGACCAAAACCAATATTTCTTAAAAAATGACTAGCTTCCTTGTATGACATTCCTCTTATATTTTTTACAATCCACTCTCTCATTTCAAATGCTGAATTGAATGTTGAAAAAAAATCTTTTGTTATAAATTTCCCATTCTCATCTGTCATTTGCTTTCTAAGTATATAGAGATTTTTAGCTTTAGTTCTATTAAAACGAACAATATTTAAAAATGGAAGCATCTCCTCTTCACTTCCTGTAAATAAAAGATTATTATCCCTTAATTCACTTATTGCTTTCCATGCATTTCTAGCTTTAGATTGTGGAGTTAAAATACAAAAAGCCAATTCACAAAAGATATCTTTATTATCTCCATCTCTCCAAATTTTTCTATACTCATCTAATCTTTCTTCTATTCTACTTCTTATATTTTCATATATTTTTTGTACTTCATAAAAATAGGCATTCTTCATAAAATATACCTCCTAAAATTATTCGTACTTTAATTTTACCACATTTTTACAACTCTTTACATCTGTTTTTAAAAAAATAGGATAAAGCTATTTTTAGCTTTATCCTATTTTTTATAAGTTCACAAAGTACCCATATTCTTTAAATAAACCTGATACTTCGTCTAAATTTTCTTTTTTTACCATTATGTGAAGATCTTCACCTTTTAAGATTAATGGTTTGAATCTTTTATCCTTTGTTATTGCTGATAATAACTCTTTATCATTTTTTAGTTTTAAAACTTTATAATCAGGAACATGGGTAATTAACTCTGTTTTTTCAATAACATCTCCAAAAAATCTATTCCAATTCATTGGTAAATCATTAGTTATTTTCTCTTTAAACTCTTGTATCTTACCATGAACTTCATTTAAATTTTCCAAGCCTTTTGTTAAAGTCTCTTCAGATATTTTAAATTTATTTGGTGCTATTTTATTTCCCAATCTTTCTAAAGTCATCATTCTAAGTGGACTTTCTCCAATAACAGTAACAATTAATCTATCTTCATCTAAAACTATTTTTCCCTCATCTTCTAAAACCTTAAAATCATATGTTAATACTCTATTAAATATGTATCTACCTAGTTCCGTAAATTTAACATATTTTATTCCATCATATTTACTTAAATAGCCATTTTTCAAATACAATGAATTTGCTGAAGATGGCTTTTCATAACAAATTTCTAAAACTCCCAATGATGCTAAAATAAAAAATACTGATTTTATAAATGGTTCAACAACATATGCTAAATACTTATCATATCCTACAATTTTTGTTCTTTCATAGTTTGCTTCGTTAATATATAGTGTTGCAAACGCTGATTCTAAATCGATTATTTCTATAAATTCATCTCTATAAAGTATACTTTTTATTATATTATCTATAGATACAAAACCATCATCTGGAAATTCTGATAAAACTTTACTTATTGTTGCTAATCCTCTTTTTATTTCATCATTAGATTTACCCACATTTTTTATACCCTTTAAATAATTTAAATATAAGCTTATATAAGTATTGTCTTCACTTTTTATTATACTTCCATCTAAAAATCCCTTTACTATAGCTTTTAAATTACTAGATCTTATAAACTCATCATTTAAATATTCTTCTTTAAAAAGAAATAAAAATAATCCCATTGTTTCTGTTTTTAAAAACTCTAAATCTTTTATTCCTTCATAATACTCGTGAATATTACAATATTTTTTCATGTTATTTTTTGATTCTTTTAGTAACTTTCCACTACTTGAAAGTTGCATTTTTCCATCTTTAAAAAATGAATAGTACTTTCTCAAATTTTCTTGAATTTTTTCTTCATTATTTTCTCTAAACTCACAATCACAATTTGCAACTTTATAAATATAGTATTCTTTTGGCTTATTCATAAATTGCCTCATAACTCTCACGATATCATTATTTAATGTTAAATATTCTCCTCTTTTAGTATCTCCATTTTTAGTAAAAAATAAAAATTCATCTTTTAGTTCTGATTTAATATTATAACCTTCTTCATCTTTTAAATAAATATCCCTATCTTTTATTTTAAATTTACCTTTCCAAGCTATACTTTCAAATATATCTTGAACTTCTTTTGGTAGCGAAGAAAAAATACCTTTAAATATCTCTTCTTTTGAATACATTTGTTCCATCAGTTCTAAAAATGTTTGTTTATTTGTAGATTCTGATATTAAAGAAATTTCAAATAATCCTAAGTTACTTCCAATATACCCTTCAGCTATCCAATCTAAGAAATATCTTTTAAAGATTTTAAAAAGAATCTCTTTTGAATAGCTTTCATTTAAAGCTTTTCTAAATCTATCTCTACTTATTCCCATACCATCTCCTATTCTCCAAGAATAAACTCTATATCCTTTTCAGTTAAAGTTTTTAAAGTCGCTCCCTCATCAGAAATTAAATTATCTAATAGCTGACTTTTACTTTCTTGTAATTTTAATATTTTTTCTTCGATTGTATCTTTTAATATTAGTTTGTAAGAGAATACTGTTCTATCTTGTCCTAGTCTATAAGCTCTATCTACAGCTTGATTCTCTACAGTTTTATTCCACCAAGGATCATAAATAAATATAGTATCCGCTGCTGTTAAATTAAGTCCTACTCCACCAGTTTTTAATGTCATTACAAAAACTTTATATTTTTTATCTTTTTGGAATAAATTTACCAATCCTTGTCTGTCTTTAGTTGCTCCAGTCATTTCTAAATATTTTATTCCTCTTTTTCTTAAATCAGACGTTATACTTTCTATACTTTTTATATAATTTGTAAATATAAGCACCTTATGTCCATTCTCAACTGCATCTTGGACATTATTTATTAGTACCTCTCTTTTACTAGAAAGTATATTTGGATTTTTCATTTCTGGACAACTAGTTAATTGTCTTAGTTCATTTAAAGCTTGAAGTATATAAAACTGTGTTTTTCCTAATCCTTGAGTTTTTATTTGACTATTTATCATGCCATAATAATATGCTCTTCTTTCCTCATATAACCTTTTTTGCTCTGGATTCATTCCTATGAATAATGTTTTTTCAATTTTATCAGGAAGATCTTTTAAAACTTCTTTTTTGACTCTTCTTAATATAAATGGATATATTTTCTTTTTTAATTCCTCTATCGCTTCTTTATCATTCTCTTTTTGAATTGGATTAGCATAATGATAGTTAAACTCATCTAAAGTTCCAAACATCGACGGATTTAAAAATCTAAATAATGAATATAGTTCTCCTAAATTATTTTCAATAGGAGTACCACTTAAGGCTAATCTATATTTTGAATCTAGTAACATAACTGCTTTTGTTGTTTGTGCATTTACATTTTTTATATTTTGAGATTCATCTAAAACTATTAAATCAAACTTCATCTCTTTTAAATACTCAATATCATTTCTTACAGTACCATAAGTTGTTATAATTACTTCTACATTATTAAAAATTGTTTTATCTCTAAAATTTCCATAATATATTCCACATTTAAGATCAGGACTAAATTTTCTTATTTCACTTTCCCAGTTATATATTAAACTTTTTGGCATGATTATTAACGTTTTTCTTTTAGGTGTTAAATGTAAACTTGTTATTAATGTTATGGCTTGTAATGTCTTTCCAAGTCCCATGTCATCGGCTAAACATCCTCCTAAACTATTGTCCATTAAATATCTTAACCATTTATAACCATATTCTTGATATTCTCTAAGAGTAGCATTTATCATCGGCATCGGCGCACTATAATTTTCTATTTGATTAATCCCTCTATAGAAACTCTTTGTTTTTTTAATTTCGCTTGCTAATACTTTATCTTCAATTAAGTCATCTATAATTGGTAAATCAAAAAACGAAATTTTTACATTTGATTTACCATTATCTTTAAATACTCTCTCTAATTTTTCCATATATTTTCTATTGATAAGAGCATTTGTTCCATCGCTTAAAACAATATATGAATCTTTTTTAAAGCTATTTAAAACATCAACTATTGAAAATTTTTCACCTTCAATCTCTAAATGAACATCTCCTTCTAAAAAGTCTATTCCATGTTTGAAGTTACCTACAACTTTTGGCTTTACAGCTTTTACACTATATTTCTTTAAGTTATCTGTCCCAACAACTTTATACTTACCAGCTAATTGAAGAAGTTCTTGTGTTACAAACTCTCTTGCTAATTTTTCTTGTAAAATAATAAAATTACCATCTACATAAAAACTTGATTTTATCTTTAAATTCTTTTGATGTTTTACAATATTTTTAACAATCTCTTCTACAGTTTCATCTAAATAAGCTGCTTCAACTTCTGTTATCTCAACCCTTTTTAAATCATCTTTAATGACTAAAGCTCTATTCAAATTATGTGCTTTTAAAAACTCATAATCAATTGTTGATATAGATGCTCCTATTTTTAAGTATAAACTATTATCTTGAGATATTTTTTCTATTATTAATTCTTGAACTGGTTTTAAATTTCCTTCTTCTACAATCTCATAATCTAAACATTCAATCTCTATCCCACTACCAAAAGATGATGCTAAAGTCAAATATTTTTCTAACTCTGGTTTTGAAAACTTTGATTCCATCTCTTTTAAAATATGTATTGTATCCTTCGGAATATCTATCCAATAGATTGTATCTTCATTTAAAACATAGTTATCTGAAACTATCTTAAAATCTCTCTCTCCATTTAAAAGAAGCTTACCTTCGCACAATTCAAACTCATCTTCTACAAAACTAATTTTCAATACTATTTTATTTCCACTTAAAACCCATTTGATTGGGTTCATATCCCCTGTGACTACTTTTTTACTACTTTTTAGATAATCTAAAATCTCTATATTTTCATCTATATAGAGCTCATTTTTTTCATTATCCCACCCAGAGAAAAAGCTATCTTCTTTTATCTCTTGAATTAAATCAATAATTTTCAAATCATTTTCATCACTAATTTCATATTCTGCTATATTTTCTACTATATCCCCATTACTGTCTACTAAAGAAACATATGTTCCTACTTCGTCACAAGTTAAAGTAAAAAATAGTGACTCATTTACTTTTTTTAAATTAGATTCCATACCCTTTTCCCTCATATATAAATTTTTTCTGAAATATATTATATCAAATTTCCTAAGGGTTAGCAAGAAATTAAAAAAGGACTCTATTAATTAGAGTCCTTTTAGTCAATTATTACTTAGCTTCTGATTCTTTTATTAAAATATTCATCTCTTCGATTAATGCATCTGCATCTAATCCGTGAGCAGCAATTCCTTCTCCTAAAGTTTCTCCAGCTGCTACCATACATCCTACACACCCTAATCCATGCTTTTTAAATACCATTGAAATTACTGGATGCTTTTGAACTGCTTCTAAAATATTCATATCTTTAGTTACCATTTTTACTCCTCCTACTTTTTCTTTATATTACTTTTTTATTATATAAAACTTTACTTTTTTTGTCAACTATTTTCCTATTACATTTAATAAGTCATGAATTCTGACAACCCCAACAATCTTCTTATCTGATAAAACAGGTAATACAGATATTTGACTCTCTCTATTCTCCATAAGATCTAAAGCATCTAATGCCATTATATTTTCAGTAGCGTAAGTATAATCTCTAGTCATTATATCCTCAGCCTTTAAAGTAAAAAATTTATCCTTCATCTTTAAAGCTCTTCTAATATCCCCTTCTGTTATAATTCCTAAAAGTTCATCATTTTCAACAATACAAACTACTCCTAATCTTTTTTTAGTCATCGTCATTATTACTGTATCCATATCACTTGTTAGTTGAGCTATTGGTAAATCCTTATGCATCACATCTCTTACTTTCATAAGTAGTCTTCTTCCTAAGCTTCCTCCTGGATGATAAACAGCAAAATTTTCAGGCTTAAAGTTTCTTGCAGTTATTAATACTGTCGCTAGTGCATCTCCCATAACTAAAGTACTTGTTGTAGAAGACATCGGAGCTAAATTCAATGGACATCCCTCTTTTTCAACACCTATATCCAATATAGCATCAGCTTCTTTTCCAAGTCTTGAATTAGAATTACCAGTCATAGCTATTAATGTTGCACCAATTTTTTTTATTGATGGAATAATTGAAATCACTTCATCACTATTTCCACTATTAGATATCGCTATTACTATGTCATTTTTATTTATCATTCCCAAGTCTCCATGAAGACCCTCTGCTGAATTCATAAAAACAGCTAACGTTCCTGTTGATGCTAGCGTTGCTGCTATTTTTTTTCCTATAATCCCTGATTTTCCAATACCTGTTATTACAACTTTCCCTTTAGAGTTTAGTATTAAATTTACAACAATTTCTAACGAGTCTGATATCTTACCTTTTACTTTCTCTAACTCACAAATCTCTTTATCAAATAAATCTTGTGCTATTTTTTTTATGTCCATACTATCTTCCTTTTACTAAATCATCTATTTTTACAGCTACTTTCAATATCTCCTCTAAATCTGATAAGAATAACATATTTGGACCATCTGATTTAGCATTTGTTGGATCTGGATGAACTTCTGCAAATATTGCATCTATACCAATTGCTAGTCCTGCTCTCATTAAAGGAAATACAAACTCTCTATCTCCTGATGTTGCAGTTCCTAATCCACCCGGCTTTTGAACTGCATGAGTCACATCAAATACAACTGGATATCCAAACTTTCTCATCTCTCCAAATCCTCTCATGTCTACAACCATATTGTTATATCCAAAAGTTGATCCTCTCTCACAAAGCATTATATTTGGATTATTCATTTCCTCCATTTTTACAACTACATTTTTCATATCCCAAGGAGCTAAAAATTGTCCTTTTTTAATATTTACTGGTAATCCTGTTTCTGCTGCTGCTATCAGCAAATCTGTTTGTCTACATAAAAATGCTGGAATTTGAATTATGTCTACAACTTTAGCAACCTCTTTACATTGCCAAGCTTCGTGAACATCTGTCACTACTGGTATATTAAATCTTTCTTTTACTTTTTTTAGTATCTCTAATCCTTTTTCAATTCCTGGTCCTCTATATGAATGTATAGAAGATCTATTTGCTTTATCAAAAGATGCTTTAAATACATAGTTAATTCCTAATCTATCACAGATATCTTTCACTTTTTCAGCTACTTCCATAACCAACTCTTCTGACTCTATTACACATGGACCAGCTATTAAAGTAAATCTATTGTCTCCACCAATTTCAAATTTATTCGCTATTTTAACTTTTTTTACTTCTTGAACTATTTTCAATTATTTCACCTCTTCTAATTCTTTTATTGCTTCTATGGCAATCTCTCTATCGTCAAAGTGTATCTTTGTCGTTCCTAAAATTTGATAAGTCTCATGCCCTTTACCTGCTATCAGTATTATATCATCTTTTTCAGCTTTTAAAACTGCTTTTTTTATTGCTTCTTTCCTATCAATTTCTACTATATAATTTTTATTTTTAAATCCTTTTACTATATCATCTATTATTTTATTAGGGTCTTCTGTTCTTGGATTATCCGAAGTTACGATCACTAAATCACTATATCTCTCACTAACCTCTGCCATTACAGGTCTTTTTATTCTATCTCTATCTCCACCACAACCAAATACAGTTATTATTTTACCATTAGTTTTTAAATCAGTAACCCCTTGTAAAATATTTTCTAATGCATCTCCTGTATGAGCATAATCTACAACTACTTTAAATTCTTGTCCTGCTAAAACTGGTTCAAATCTACCAGGAGCTCCCTTTATTTCTCTTGCTCTTTCTTTTATTGTATCTAGATTTATATTTAATATTTTTCCAACTCCAATTGCTGCTAATAAATTATACATATTAAACTTTCCTAGCAATGATGGATTTATCTCTTTTATCAACTCAAGATCTAAATCAGCTTTTTCTTTTAAAGAGTATGTCATTCCTCCAAACTCCTTATATATTCTTCTACCATATTCGTCATCTATATTGATTACACCATTTTTTGAATCTTTTAATTTTTTAAAAAGTATTTTTTTAGCATTAAAATAGTCTTCCATATCTTTATGATAATCTAAATGCTCTGGTGTTAAGTTAGTAAAAATAGCTACATCAAACTCTAACATATCTACTCTTCCACTTGTTAATCCATGAGAGCTAACTTCCATCACTAAATATTCCAATCCTTTATCCACTGATTTTTTACACATTTTTATAATATCTAAAGACTCTGGAGTTGTATTAGGAGCTTCTATTATCTCATCTCCAATTTTATATTCTACAGTTCCTATTCTGGCAACCTTACTTTCTCCTAAAATTTGCTCTATTAAATAGGTTGTTGTTGTTTTTCCATTTGTTCCTGTTACACCAATTATTTTTAACTCTTTTTCTGGATTTTTATAGAAATTAGATGCAATTTTTCCTAATTTTCCTCTTAAATCTTCTACTAAAAAATATCCTATTCCATCTTTTAGTTCTGTTAATTTTTCTGATATAATTATTGCTGATGCTCCATTTTCAATAGCTTTATCGATAAATTTATGTCCATCTACTAAAGCTCCTTTTAATGCAATAAATATATCTCCTTGCTTTATCTTTCTCGAATCATACTCTAAGTTTCCACTATATATATCTTTTTCTGCAGATTTTAATATTTTATAATCTACTCCTTTAAATAATCTCTCCATATT is a genomic window containing:
- a CDS encoding M23 family metallopeptidase; the protein is MKEIFKIFAIIIAAFIAMLILVFKPYKSEVVDLRKFTEYYSETTTVEDGGGFELVDGNFYTIEKEYKIGEDESIEGVPLEDLDLKQAYEIPKLESYVVASGDTLGGIADKNGISLEILKANNPGISNNLKAGQQIKIVKSNGVFYKVKRGDSLFKIALAYKIDVEDLRKYNNLRNDNIRVGEELFIYNPSEESLKRLTRSGNVNRVTVQKNFTMPVKWAGITSPFGKRFHPVLKRYIQHAGVDMRARYVPLMASKDGTVVFAGYMTGYGKIIKINHGNGFETRSAHLDKMYVKTGDRVKAGQVIGKTGMSGRVTGPHLHFEIRKNGKANNPMNYLVR
- a CDS encoding DEAD/DEAH box helicase, coding for MESNLKKVNESLFFTLTCDEVGTYVSLVDSNGDIVENIAEYEISDENDLKIIDLIQEIKEDSFFSGWDNEKNELYIDENIEILDYLKSSKKVVTGDMNPIKWVLSGNKIVLKISFVEDEFELCEGKLLLNGERDFKIVSDNYVLNEDTIYWIDIPKDTIHILKEMESKFSKPELEKYLTLASSFGSGIEIECLDYEIVEEGNLKPVQELIIEKISQDNSLYLKIGASISTIDYEFLKAHNLNRALVIKDDLKRVEITEVEAAYLDETVEEIVKNIVKHQKNLKIKSSFYVDGNFIILQEKLAREFVTQELLQLAGKYKVVGTDNLKKYSVKAVKPKVVGNFKHGIDFLEGDVHLEIEGEKFSIVDVLNSFKKDSYIVLSDGTNALINRKYMEKLERVFKDNGKSNVKISFFDLPIIDDLIEDKVLASEIKKTKSFYRGINQIENYSAPMPMINATLREYQEYGYKWLRYLMDNSLGGCLADDMGLGKTLQAITLITSLHLTPKRKTLIIMPKSLIYNWESEIRKFSPDLKCGIYYGNFRDKTIFNNVEVIITTYGTVRNDIEYLKEMKFDLIVLDESQNIKNVNAQTTKAVMLLDSKYRLALSGTPIENNLGELYSLFRFLNPSMFGTLDEFNYHYANPIQKENDKEAIEELKKKIYPFILRRVKKEVLKDLPDKIEKTLFIGMNPEQKRLYEERRAYYYGMINSQIKTQGLGKTQFYILQALNELRQLTSCPEMKNPNILSSKREVLINNVQDAVENGHKVLIFTNYIKSIESITSDLRKRGIKYLEMTGATKDRQGLVNLFQKDKKYKVFVMTLKTGGVGLNLTAADTIFIYDPWWNKTVENQAVDRAYRLGQDRTVFSYKLILKDTIEEKILKLQESKSQLLDNLISDEGATLKTLTEKDIEFILGE
- a CDS encoding DUF1858 domain-containing protein yields the protein MVTKDMNILEAVQKHPVISMVFKKHGLGCVGCMVAAGETLGEGIAAHGLDADALIEEMNILIKESEAK
- the kdsA gene encoding 3-deoxy-8-phosphooctulonate synthase — translated: MVQEVKKVKIANKFEIGGDNRFTLIAGPCVIESEELVMEVAEKVKDICDRLGINYVFKASFDKANRSSIHSYRGPGIEKGLEILKKVKERFNIPVVTDVHEAWQCKEVAKVVDIIQIPAFLCRQTDLLIAAAETGLPVNIKKGQFLAPWDMKNVVVKMEEMNNPNIMLCERGSTFGYNNMVVDMRGFGEMRKFGYPVVFDVTHAVQKPGGLGTATSGDREFVFPLMRAGLAIGIDAIFAEVHPDPTNAKSDGPNMLFLSDLEEILKVAVKIDDLVKGR
- the miaB gene encoding tRNA (N6-isopentenyl adenosine(37)-C2)-methylthiotransferase MiaB; its protein translation is MKNAVIITYGCQMNVNESAKIKSILQNMGYNVIEDVSEADAVFLNTCTVREGAATQIYGKLGELMAVKEERGTIIGITGCFAQEQGEELAKKFPVIDIVMGNQNIGKIPTAIEKIESGDFKHVIYTGDEDDLPPRLDAEFDSKKTASIPITYGCNNFCTYCIVPYVRGRERSVPMPQILDEVKGFVEKGYKEIMLLGQNVNSYGNDLETGENFATLLEEICKIDGEFLVRFVSPHPKDFGDDVIDVIARNEKVARCLHLPLQSGSSRILKLMNRKYTKEQYIELAEKIKSRIPGVALTADIIVGFPHETEEDFLDTLDVVDKIGFETSFMFMYSPRKGTAAAKMDGQLDQEVKKERLQRLIDLQNRKSKEASDSYKGKIERVLVEGPSRKNEEVLTGRTSTNKVVLFAGDKELEGTFVNVKINECKTWSLYGEIVD
- the rho gene encoding transcription termination factor Rho, whose amino-acid sequence is MEKLENFLLKELQEIARQMDIDYSSRTKKAEIVELINEAIDAKEGMHLAWGNLEVMADGYGFLRNTNVEKDVYVSASQIRKFKLRTEDFVLGEVREAVQGENNYGLRKVLLINNGSIQEAESRIPFDELIPAYPTEQLKLETDAKNISGRIIDLIAPIGLGQRGLIVAPPKAGKTVLISNIANSIIENNKDIEVWILLIDERPEEVTDIKETVKGAQVYASTFDDDPRNHIKVTESLLERAKRKIENGENIVILMDSLTRLARAYNIVIPSSGKLISGGIDPTALYYPKKFFGSARNIRNGGSLTILATALIDTGSKMDDVIYEEFKGTGNLDIHLDRNLAELRIYPSIDIQKSGTRKEELLIGKKKLDSIWNIRRYLSSLDKATATKKLIDTISSTESNDKLIEMYEKSFARGK
- a CDS encoding KpsF/GutQ family sugar-phosphate isomerase, giving the protein MDIKKIAQDLFDKEICELEKVKGKISDSLEIVVNLILNSKGKVVITGIGKSGIIGKKIAATLASTGTLAVFMNSAEGLHGDLGMINKNDIVIAISNSGNSDEVISIIPSIKKIGATLIAMTGNSNSRLGKEADAILDIGVEKEGCPLNLAPMSSTTSTLVMGDALATVLITARNFKPENFAVYHPGGSLGRRLLMKVRDVMHKDLPIAQLTSDMDTVIMTMTKKRLGVVCIVENDELLGIITEGDIRRALKMKDKFFTLKAEDIMTRDYTYATENIMALDALDLMENRESQISVLPVLSDKKIVGVVRIHDLLNVIGK
- a CDS encoding N-glycosylase/DNA lyase, which translates into the protein MKNAYFYEVQKIYENIRSRIEERLDEYRKIWRDGDNKDIFCELAFCILTPQSKARNAWKAISELRDNNLLFTGSEEEMLPFLNIVRFNRTKAKNLYILRKQMTDENGKFITKDFFSTFNSAFEMREWIVKNIRGMSYKEASHFLRNIGFGQELAILDRHILKNLAALDVIKEVPKTVTPKLYKEIEEKLKEYCKEIDIPMENIDLLLWYLEAKDIFK